One segment of Rhodospirillales bacterium DNA contains the following:
- a CDS encoding pyridoxal phosphate-dependent aminotransferase: protein MADRRPAVSAVPGPPAIRRRIARIKESGIRVIANATMGREDVIPLWFGESDQPTPEFICDAAAAALRAGDTFYAPNRGKPELVTTIAEYENRLYARPIAEDRIVVTNAGMNALMIAAELLVDPGDEVICVTPVWPNFLGCVEIMDGHPVEVALAPKDGRWHLDLDRLFGAVTARTRAIYLSTPNNPTGWMAERDTLEAILEFCRHHGLWVVSDEVYARVVYDRDVAPSFLDLAEPDDAVIVVNSFSKSWSMTGWRLGWVVAPAEAATMMERLNEFNVASPAAAAQTAGITAIRQGEPHVLEMRAGLSQARDTVMTALGAIDRVELIRPDAAFYAFFGVHGMNSPTAMAWSLVEQAGVGLAPGDAFGAGGDNYLRICYAKSPDLLETALNRLAVALR from the coding sequence ATGGCAGATCGGCGCCCTGCTGTAAGCGCGGTCCCCGGCCCCCCGGCCATCCGCCGGCGCATCGCGCGGATCAAGGAATCGGGCATCCGCGTCATCGCGAATGCCACGATGGGGCGGGAGGACGTCATCCCGCTCTGGTTCGGTGAATCGGACCAGCCGACGCCCGAGTTCATCTGTGACGCGGCCGCAGCGGCGCTTCGCGCCGGCGACACGTTCTACGCGCCCAACCGCGGCAAGCCCGAACTCGTGACCACGATCGCCGAGTACGAGAACCGCCTCTACGCGAGGCCGATCGCCGAAGACCGGATCGTGGTGACCAACGCCGGTATGAACGCCCTCATGATCGCCGCGGAGCTGCTGGTCGACCCTGGCGACGAGGTGATCTGCGTCACACCGGTCTGGCCGAACTTCCTCGGCTGCGTCGAGATCATGGACGGCCATCCGGTGGAGGTGGCGCTGGCACCCAAGGACGGCCGCTGGCACCTCGACCTCGACCGTCTGTTCGGTGCCGTCACGGCTCGAACCCGGGCGATCTACCTCAGCACCCCGAACAACCCGACCGGCTGGATGGCCGAACGCGACACCCTCGAAGCCATCCTCGAGTTCTGCCGGCACCACGGGCTGTGGGTGGTCTCCGACGAGGTCTATGCCCGCGTGGTCTACGACCGGGACGTCGCCCCGTCATTCCTGGACCTTGCCGAACCCGACGACGCCGTGATCGTGGTGAACAGCTTCTCGAAAAGCTGGTCCATGACCGGCTGGCGCCTCGGGTGGGTCGTGGCGCCGGCCGAGGCCGCCACCATGATGGAGCGACTGAACGAGTTCAACGTCGCCAGCCCGGCGGCGGCGGCCCAGACGGCCGGGATCACCGCCATCCGCCAGGGCGAGCCCCACGTGCTGGAAATGCGCGCCGGCCTCTCGCAGGCCCGCGACACCGTGATGACGGCCCTCGGCGCGATCGACCGGGTGGAACTGATCCGGCCGGACGCCGCGTTCTACGCGTTCTTCGGGGTGCACGGCATGAACTCACCGACCGCCATGGCGTGGTCGCTGGTCGAGCAGGCGGGCGTCGGACTGGCGCCCGGCGACGCCTTCGGTGCGGGCGGCGACAACTACCTCCGTATCTGCTACGCCAAGTCGCCGGACCTGCTGGAAACGGCGCTCAATCGACTGGCCGTGGCACTCCGGTAG
- a CDS encoding L-threonylcarbamoyladenylate synthase, whose amino-acid sequence MLATAADIRQAAAHLRNGRLVAFPTETVYGLGADATNADAVGRVFLAKNRPAGHPLIIHTATTAAAFAVGAAEPAAARLAERFWPGPLTLVLPLRSEAGIADAVTGGRSTVAVRVPHHPVAAALLRAVGRPVAAPSANPHGRLSPTEAQHVRDELGPAIDLVLDGGPTEIGLESTVLELVSGRSVLLRAGGITVEDLEAVIGPVDEPGADETARAPGMLRQHYAPRTPLRLDADDPLPDEVYLGFGAASGVTCNLSPTGDLEEAARNLFVMLRRLDRAGARRIAVAPIPDYRLGKAINDRLRRAERGAASPGGPGSGQTVCERPS is encoded by the coding sequence GTGCTCGCGACGGCCGCCGACATTCGCCAAGCGGCGGCCCACCTCAGGAACGGCCGTCTCGTCGCCTTTCCGACGGAAACCGTCTACGGGCTCGGCGCCGACGCCACCAACGCCGACGCCGTCGGGCGGGTGTTCCTGGCCAAGAACCGCCCGGCCGGCCACCCGCTGATCATCCATACCGCCACCACTGCGGCCGCGTTCGCGGTTGGCGCGGCCGAGCCGGCCGCCGCACGGCTGGCCGAACGGTTCTGGCCCGGTCCACTGACCCTGGTCCTGCCATTGCGGTCCGAGGCGGGCATCGCCGACGCCGTCACGGGGGGGCGTTCCACGGTCGCCGTCAGGGTCCCCCACCACCCGGTGGCCGCGGCTCTCCTCCGGGCGGTCGGGCGGCCGGTAGCGGCACCCAGCGCCAACCCACACGGCCGACTAAGCCCCACCGAAGCGCAGCACGTCCGCGACGAGCTCGGGCCGGCGATCGACCTGGTGCTGGACGGCGGGCCCACCGAGATCGGCCTCGAATCGACGGTGCTCGAACTCGTGAGCGGCCGATCGGTGCTGCTCCGCGCCGGCGGCATCACCGTCGAGGACCTAGAAGCGGTGATCGGCCCAGTGGACGAGCCGGGCGCCGACGAGACTGCCCGCGCGCCCGGCATGCTCCGGCAGCACTATGCGCCCCGGACGCCGCTCCGGCTCGATGCCGATGACCCGCTCCCGGACGAGGTGTACCTGGGGTTCGGCGCCGCATCGGGCGTCACCTGCAACCTCAGCCCGACCGGCGATCTCGAGGAGGCCGCGCGGAACCTGTTCGTGATGCTGCGCCGGCTGGACCGCGCGGGCGCCCGGCGCATCGCGGTCGCACCAATCCCCGACTATCGCCTGGGCAAGGCCATCAACGACCGGCTGCGGCGGGCGGAGCGCGGCGCGGCCTCCCCAGGCGGGCCGGGTTCTGGTCAGACGGTGTGCGAGAGACCTTCCTGA
- a CDS encoding altronate dehydratase family protein: MTAQETLTIRLNAADNVVTAKTTLAPDTAVPSEDVVTARQIPVGHKIATRRIDVGDAVRKYNQIIGFATETVEPGDHVHTHNVAVRQFQRDYEFTQGAQATAMVPEAERATFRGIQRPDGRVATRNYIGVLSSVNCSATVCRYIADTFKGDGLKDFPNVDGVVAITHGTGCGMAGKGLGWDLLQATMAGYARHPNFAGILVVGLGCEVNQVDTMAANHEWSANDMFQMMTIQDTGGTRATIQAGVERIRHMLPRANDVRRTPLPASHIRLALQCGGSDAYSGMTANPALGAAVDRLVRHGGTATLAETPEIYGAEHLLTRRAVSEEIGEKLIKHVRWWEDYTEQHGAELNNNPSPGNQAGGLTTILEKSLGAVAKGGTTNLVDVYQYAEAIRAQGFTFMNTPGYDVVSVTGMVAGGANVVCFTTGRGSVFGCKPAPSIKLATNSPMYERMSEDMDVNCGQVLDGTKSIDAMGEEVFDTILRVVSGEESKSEAAGLGDEEFVPWQIGALL, encoded by the coding sequence ATGACCGCACAGGAAACACTGACCATCCGCCTCAACGCCGCGGACAACGTGGTCACCGCGAAGACGACGCTGGCGCCGGACACGGCCGTACCCAGTGAAGACGTGGTTACGGCCCGGCAGATCCCAGTCGGCCACAAGATCGCCACGCGCCGCATCGACGTCGGGGACGCGGTGCGCAAGTACAACCAGATCATCGGCTTCGCCACCGAGACCGTGGAGCCCGGCGACCACGTGCACACGCACAACGTGGCCGTCCGCCAGTTTCAGCGCGACTACGAGTTCACCCAGGGGGCACAGGCGACCGCCATGGTGCCGGAGGCCGAACGCGCGACGTTCCGGGGGATCCAGCGGCCTGACGGGCGGGTTGCGACCCGGAACTACATCGGCGTGCTGTCGTCAGTGAACTGCTCGGCCACGGTCTGCCGGTACATCGCCGACACGTTCAAGGGCGACGGGCTGAAGGACTTCCCCAACGTCGACGGCGTCGTGGCCATTACCCACGGGACCGGGTGCGGCATGGCCGGCAAGGGGCTCGGCTGGGACCTGCTGCAGGCCACCATGGCGGGCTACGCGCGGCACCCGAACTTCGCCGGCATCCTGGTCGTGGGTCTCGGCTGCGAGGTCAACCAGGTGGACACGATGGCGGCCAACCACGAATGGTCCGCCAACGACATGTTCCAAATGATGACGATCCAGGACACCGGCGGCACGCGGGCGACCATCCAGGCCGGCGTCGAGCGGATTCGCCACATGCTGCCGCGCGCGAACGACGTCCGGCGCACGCCGCTCCCCGCCAGCCACATCCGCCTGGCACTCCAGTGCGGCGGATCGGACGCGTACTCGGGCATGACCGCCAACCCTGCGCTCGGGGCGGCCGTCGACCGGCTGGTGCGGCATGGCGGCACCGCGACCCTGGCCGAAACGCCGGAGATCTACGGGGCCGAGCACCTCCTCACGCGCCGGGCGGTCAGCGAGGAGATCGGCGAGAAACTGATCAAGCACGTCCGCTGGTGGGAGGACTACACCGAGCAGCACGGGGCCGAGCTCAACAACAACCCCTCTCCCGGCAACCAGGCCGGCGGCCTGACGACCATCCTCGAGAAGTCCCTCGGCGCCGTGGCCAAAGGGGGCACCACCAACCTGGTCGACGTCTACCAGTACGCCGAGGCGATTCGCGCGCAGGGCTTCACCTTCATGAACACGCCCGGCTACGACGTGGTCTCGGTCACCGGCATGGTCGCCGGCGGCGCCAACGTCGTCTGCTTCACCACGGGACGGGGCTCCGTGTTCGGCTGCAAGCCGGCGCCGTCCATCAAGCTCGCGACCAACTCGCCCATGTACGAACGCATGAGCGAGGACATGGACGTGAACTGCGGCCAGGTCCTCGACGGCACCAAGAGCATCGACGCCATGGGCGAAGAGGTCTTCGACACCATTCTTCGGGTGGTGTCCGGCGAGGAATCCAAAAGCGAGGCCGCAGGGCTCGGCGATGAGGAGTTTGTCCCATGGCAGATCGGCGCCCTGCTGTAA